In Archangium violaceum, the following are encoded in one genomic region:
- a CDS encoding STAUR_1299 family protein, which produces MDATTDELLRLAFDRAPAVEANQAISRTRAQEGDELSGATSYELVLPKENVRAWLLDYTLPRLVDYLESSGAKLPQCGGVFLSVFAGDTLHFIRARDVVELLSRWSGLSMAELKQRYGPK; this is translated from the coding sequence ATGGACGCCACCACCGACGAACTGCTCCGCCTCGCCTTCGATCGCGCCCCCGCCGTCGAAGCCAACCAGGCCATCTCACGCACCCGGGCCCAGGAGGGCGACGAGCTCTCCGGAGCCACCAGCTACGAGCTCGTCCTCCCGAAGGAGAACGTCCGCGCCTGGCTGCTCGACTACACGCTGCCGCGCCTCGTGGACTACCTCGAGTCGAGCGGCGCGAAGCTGCCCCAGTGCGGCGGCGTGTTCCTCTCCGTGTTCGCCGGGGACACCCTCCACTTCATCCGCGCCCGCGACGTGGTGGAGCTGCTCTCGCGGTGGAGCGGCCTGTCCATGGCCGAGCTCAAGCAGCGCTACGGGCCCAAATAG
- a CDS encoding glycoside hydrolase domain-containing protein, whose translation MEKVRPQTPPESNTGVRLVAARNEFVSFQVGLHGGSSGWSGVHARFPVLDGPMLIEGADIVLYREALVPIHRASTVHTATGLWPDGLIPDVDETVGEKRLAFPLDVPANESRALWVDVHVPLYAPPGEYHGTLEVWGNGYSTQVSVSLTVLDVEMPSTASLRTHYILWSPSVCKAFTGERECSREVLYPLLSSFQRMGLEHRVSLSSQFDPDDIPDWDTFDAWWSPFFWGTAPLRLPGARMTSLQYLGPQEPERISRFATEADARGWLSLAFNFVADEPPYHSNFDQVRTRASQSRQVAPRLRTLLTSNERDVAYFGATDHIDILVVAVNFIDGLRAPFVGDQRSRYESFLSLPNRELWLYQSCLSHGCGAVLPENAPSQGWPSYMIDRPAAKARAMEWVSFLSGAAGEHYYQVAEMLSTAWTDQYTYAGNGDGTLFYPGTVSVIGGTTDVPLPSMRLKLIRLGLQDYEWLKMVSDAGDPAFARRVARELIPAAWRVPDDGRAFERARLRLIRRYLELVETGIPPVVAEGIPEPTVSAPSSPDAAFRLAQ comes from the coding sequence ATGGAGAAGGTGCGGCCCCAGACGCCACCGGAGTCCAACACGGGCGTTCGGCTGGTCGCCGCCCGCAACGAGTTCGTCTCCTTCCAGGTGGGGCTGCACGGTGGGTCGTCCGGGTGGAGCGGGGTGCACGCGAGATTCCCCGTGCTGGATGGGCCCATGCTCATCGAGGGGGCCGACATCGTCCTCTACCGGGAGGCGTTGGTGCCCATCCACCGGGCGTCGACGGTGCACACGGCCACGGGGTTGTGGCCGGACGGGCTGATCCCCGACGTCGACGAGACGGTGGGGGAGAAGCGCCTGGCCTTCCCCCTGGACGTTCCCGCGAACGAGTCTCGCGCCCTCTGGGTGGACGTGCACGTCCCGCTCTACGCGCCCCCTGGCGAGTACCACGGCACGTTGGAGGTCTGGGGTAACGGGTACAGCACCCAGGTGAGCGTGTCCCTCACGGTGTTGGACGTGGAGATGCCGAGCACGGCGTCGCTCCGGACGCACTACATCCTCTGGTCGCCCAGCGTGTGCAAGGCCTTCACCGGCGAGCGCGAGTGCTCTCGCGAGGTGTTGTATCCGCTGCTGTCGTCCTTCCAGCGGATGGGGCTCGAGCACCGCGTCTCGCTCTCCAGCCAGTTCGATCCCGATGACATCCCCGACTGGGACACCTTCGATGCGTGGTGGAGTCCGTTCTTCTGGGGAACCGCGCCCCTGCGCCTGCCCGGCGCGCGGATGACGAGCCTGCAGTACCTGGGGCCGCAAGAGCCCGAGCGCATCTCCAGATTCGCGACCGAGGCCGACGCGCGCGGCTGGCTGTCCCTCGCCTTCAACTTCGTGGCCGACGAGCCTCCCTATCACAGCAATTTCGATCAGGTGCGCACCCGCGCCAGCCAGTCCCGGCAGGTGGCTCCGAGACTGCGCACGCTGCTCACCTCCAATGAAAGGGACGTCGCGTACTTCGGGGCGACCGACCACATCGACATCCTCGTCGTGGCGGTCAACTTCATCGATGGGCTCCGGGCTCCGTTCGTGGGAGATCAGCGGTCCCGGTACGAGTCGTTCCTCTCGCTGCCGAACCGGGAGCTGTGGCTCTACCAGAGCTGCTTGAGCCACGGCTGTGGTGCCGTGCTCCCAGAGAACGCGCCCTCGCAGGGCTGGCCCTCGTACATGATTGATCGCCCGGCGGCGAAGGCTCGGGCCATGGAGTGGGTGTCCTTCCTGTCGGGCGCCGCGGGCGAGCACTACTACCAGGTGGCGGAGATGCTCTCCACGGCGTGGACGGATCAGTACACCTACGCGGGCAATGGAGACGGGACGCTCTTCTACCCGGGGACGGTCTCCGTCATCGGGGGCACCACCGACGTGCCGCTGCCGTCCATGCGCCTCAAGCTGATCCGCCTCGGACTGCAGGACTACGAGTGGCTGAAGATGGTGAGCGACGCGGGAGACCCGGCCTTCGCGCGGCGGGTGGCGCGCGAGCTCATCCCCGCGGCCTGGCGTGTGCCCGATGACGGCCGGGCCTTCGAGCGGGCCCGCCTGCGCCTCATCCGGCGCTACCTCGAGCTGGTGGAGACGGGGATCCCTCCCGTCGTGGCGGAAGGCATCCCCGAGCCGACTGTCTCGGCCCCCTCCAGCCCGGACGCGGCCTTCCGTCTCGCCCAGTGA
- a CDS encoding alanyl-tRNA editing protein, whose translation MTPTERLYFSDPFLFHFTGRVLAHGTWNGAPSVVLDRTAFYPEAGGQMADRGVLGGLAIRDVQVDDAGLVHHVLETPEGSRLPEVGAELSGEIDRIRRRVHMALHTGQHMLSRALVDVANAQTVSSRLGETLCTIDVDLDVLDERRVAEAEELVNSIIDDDIAIRAFFPTPEELATLPLRRKPKVTENIRVVQVGDFDVSPCGGTHCTRSAQVGMVRVLGVERYKGKGRVLFSAGRRARSELWNEAGTLRSLGRAFSCGPLDVPASVDKLRRDLTDVREALGAARAKLAESTAAELAAQLERSPDRRVVAMLEGATPEYLRSVAARLTNHPEAVVLLAGHSPEGVSVLITRGSGSSFGCGAFLKHAAEAAGGRGGGRPEHAEGRLPPNTDWPALVASLLG comes from the coding sequence ATGACTCCCACCGAGCGCCTCTACTTCAGCGACCCCTTCCTCTTCCACTTCACCGGACGCGTCCTCGCGCATGGCACGTGGAATGGCGCGCCGTCCGTCGTGCTCGACCGCACCGCCTTCTATCCCGAGGCCGGTGGCCAGATGGCCGACCGGGGCGTGCTCGGCGGCCTCGCCATCCGCGACGTGCAGGTGGATGACGCGGGCCTGGTGCACCACGTGCTGGAGACGCCCGAGGGCTCGCGGCTCCCCGAGGTCGGCGCCGAGCTGTCCGGAGAGATCGACCGCATCCGCCGCCGCGTGCACATGGCGCTGCATACCGGCCAGCACATGCTGTCTCGCGCGCTGGTGGACGTGGCCAACGCCCAGACCGTGTCCTCGCGCCTGGGCGAGACGCTGTGCACCATCGACGTGGACCTGGACGTGCTCGACGAGCGGCGCGTCGCCGAGGCGGAGGAGCTCGTCAACTCCATCATCGACGACGACATCGCCATCCGTGCCTTCTTCCCCACGCCCGAGGAGCTGGCCACGCTCCCGCTGCGCCGCAAGCCCAAGGTGACGGAGAACATCCGCGTGGTGCAGGTCGGCGACTTCGACGTGTCGCCCTGCGGCGGTACGCACTGCACGCGCTCGGCCCAGGTGGGCATGGTGCGCGTGCTGGGCGTCGAGCGCTACAAGGGCAAGGGCCGCGTCCTCTTCTCCGCCGGCCGCCGCGCCCGGAGCGAGCTGTGGAACGAGGCCGGCACGTTGCGATCGCTCGGCCGGGCCTTCTCGTGCGGACCGTTGGACGTGCCCGCCTCCGTGGACAAGCTGCGGAGGGATCTCACCGACGTGCGCGAGGCCCTGGGCGCCGCCCGGGCGAAGCTCGCCGAGTCCACCGCCGCCGAGCTCGCCGCCCAACTGGAGCGCTCCCCGGACAGGCGTGTGGTCGCGATGCTCGAGGGCGCCACGCCCGAATACCTGCGCTCCGTCGCGGCGCGCCTCACGAACCATCCCGAGGCCGTGGTGCTGCTCGCGGGCCATTCGCCCGAGGGGGTGTCCGTGCTGATCACCCGGGGCAGTGGCTCCAGCTTCGGATGCGGTGCCTTCCTCAAGCACGCCGCCGAGGCCGCCGGTGGACGCGGTGGTGGCCGCCCCGAGCATGCCGAGGGCCGCCTCCCGCCCAATACTGACTGGCCGGCCCTCGTGGCCTCGCTGCTCGGTTGA
- the tmk gene encoding dTMP kinase: MSPARKPARSGRLIVLEGLDGAGTTTQVERLAAALRAEGQSVLTTREPSDGPVGVLIRQALTGRLVLPGVGGPEPLAQETLALLYAADRTDHLRARVLPALEAGQVVLSDRSVLSSLAYQGAALPMDWVESLNAYAVPADLTLFVEVPIAVAARRRAARGGPEELFDAEEKQRRISRQYEAAIRLRGKREHVVRIDGDQPVEAVTAECLAQVRKLLGRKPGRAAVR; the protein is encoded by the coding sequence GTGAGTCCCGCCCGGAAGCCCGCGCGGAGCGGGCGTCTCATCGTCCTGGAAGGATTGGATGGCGCTGGCACCACCACGCAGGTGGAGCGGCTGGCGGCGGCGTTGCGGGCCGAGGGGCAGTCCGTCCTCACCACGCGCGAGCCCTCGGACGGACCGGTGGGGGTGCTCATCCGCCAGGCGCTGACGGGGCGGCTGGTGTTGCCCGGAGTCGGAGGCCCCGAGCCGCTGGCTCAGGAGACGCTGGCGCTGCTGTACGCGGCGGACCGGACGGATCACCTGCGGGCCAGGGTGCTCCCGGCGCTGGAGGCGGGGCAGGTGGTGCTCAGTGACAGGTCGGTGCTGTCGTCCCTGGCGTACCAGGGGGCGGCACTTCCCATGGACTGGGTGGAGAGCCTCAACGCGTATGCGGTGCCGGCGGACCTGACGCTCTTCGTCGAGGTACCCATCGCGGTGGCGGCGCGGCGGAGGGCGGCGCGAGGCGGGCCGGAGGAGCTCTTCGACGCGGAGGAGAAGCAGCGGCGGATCTCCCGGCAGTACGAGGCGGCCATCCGCCTGCGCGGCAAGCGCGAGCACGTGGTGCGCATCGATGGGGACCAGCCGGTGGAGGCGGTGACGGCGGAGTGTCTGGCGCAGGTGCGCAAGTTGCTCGGACGCAAGCCCGGACGCGCGGCGGT
- a CDS encoding protein-L-isoaspartate(D-aspartate) O-methyltransferase, with protein sequence MGDVELAEALRRQGISDERVLEAIRRLERAEFVPEAMRNVAGQDSPLPIGHGQTISQPYIVAFMTQALELKPGERVLEIGTGSGYQTAVLAQLCGEVYSVEVLPELAGPARERLERLGFGNIHFRVGDGTAGWPEAAPFDAILGTAAPERLPPALYQQLRPGGRLVLPVGPLHGTQELIRVTRPPAGEAARVENLLSVRFVPMTRAPPADLLH encoded by the coding sequence ATGGGTGACGTGGAGCTCGCGGAAGCACTCCGGCGGCAGGGTATCTCCGACGAGCGTGTGCTCGAGGCGATCCGCCGCCTGGAGCGGGCGGAGTTCGTCCCGGAGGCGATGAGGAACGTGGCCGGTCAGGACTCGCCCCTGCCGATCGGCCATGGGCAGACCATCAGCCAGCCCTACATCGTGGCCTTCATGACGCAGGCGCTGGAGCTCAAACCCGGTGAGCGGGTGCTGGAGATCGGCACGGGCTCGGGCTACCAGACGGCGGTGCTCGCGCAGCTCTGCGGCGAGGTGTACTCGGTGGAGGTCTTGCCCGAGCTGGCGGGTCCTGCGCGGGAGCGACTGGAGCGGCTCGGCTTCGGCAACATCCACTTCCGGGTAGGCGATGGCACGGCCGGCTGGCCGGAGGCGGCGCCCTTCGACGCCATCCTGGGCACCGCCGCTCCGGAGCGTCTGCCGCCCGCGCTCTACCAGCAGCTGCGGCCGGGGGGTCGCCTGGTGCTGCCGGTGGGGCCGCTCCACGGAACGCAGGAGCTGATCCGGGTCACCCGGCCGCCAGCAGGGGAGGCGGCCCGGGTGGAGAACCTGCTGAGCGTGCGCTTCGTCCCGATGACGAGGGCTCCCCCGGCTGACCTCCTCCACTGA
- a CDS encoding hybrid sensor histidine kinase/response regulator has product MVPLTDTYRSAPPRLEQLLEAVTDGVLVLDVQERPTYINVSAERILGRSRQELLGHCLWNALPDLEETELGRACQSALRQGVPSTVEEHIVPLGAWLEARVFPSEEGLLVFLRDVTPLKQMETEYARLHALVMSAPAVAFVTRGPQHVFELSNPRHRQLHGGREMAGQPARDALPELEGQGLLEVLDRVYVTGTPFILEQVPLRVEGARGRQEERLFHLTCQPLRNAVGRVDGVAAFAFEVTDLVRARWRAERLAEDLSRSEARFRSLVVATSTILWTTDASGVFQEDSPTWCGFTGQSYEKWRSGTGWLDAIHPEDRARASAAWKRAFSTRGLYEVEYRLRREDGTYTPVVSRGVPVMELDGSVREWVGTITDITAQRRARQALELLSEASAALSSTLELRQALERLTRSLVPRFGEWCGIYLREGQGSLTRVAFTDVDPVRALRLRKAGRSLEDVPHGPHAVLESGRPDLIPALTEEALASEPDEARRELRRAFMGLRGLGVPLTLEGRAFGVLVVAAGEGYRPHDAEDLRMAEELAHRIAITVEHARLFELAREERDRAEEANRAKDDFLATVSHELRTPLTAILGWTSILRGSALPPDKQARALETVERSARAQAQIVDDLLDISRIVAGRMRLEAQPVELGCVVEAALDAVRPTAAARDIQLESHLEAGVGTVRGDAHRLQQVAWNLFTNALKFTPEGGRVTARLRRAGMHAELEVTDSGQGIAPEFLPHVFERFRQADGSTTRRHGGLGLGLAIVRHLVELHGGTVQVHSEGAGRGSRFTVRLPLSGTHATALPSSLLVPEQHLPELSGVRVLVVDDELDTRELLRTLLEERKAEVTVATCVAEAFESLVRTPPSLLVSDIGMPGEDGYALIRRVRALPPERGGQVPAAALTAFTRLEDRTRALAAGFQVHVPKPVDPTELVMSLANLVNRFAGR; this is encoded by the coding sequence ATGGTTCCCCTGACGGACACGTACCGCTCCGCGCCGCCACGACTCGAGCAGCTCCTCGAGGCCGTCACGGATGGCGTGCTCGTACTCGACGTCCAGGAGCGTCCCACCTACATCAACGTCAGCGCCGAACGCATCCTGGGCCGCTCCCGGCAGGAGCTCCTGGGCCACTGCTTGTGGAACGCGCTCCCGGACTTGGAGGAGACGGAGCTCGGCCGGGCATGCCAGAGCGCGCTCCGCCAGGGAGTGCCCTCCACGGTGGAGGAGCACATCGTCCCCCTGGGAGCCTGGCTGGAGGCACGGGTGTTCCCCTCCGAGGAAGGCCTGCTCGTCTTCCTGCGGGACGTGACGCCGCTCAAGCAGATGGAGACCGAGTACGCGCGCCTGCACGCGCTCGTGATGAGCGCCCCGGCGGTGGCCTTCGTCACCCGCGGGCCCCAGCACGTCTTCGAGCTGTCCAATCCGCGCCACCGGCAGCTCCATGGAGGGCGGGAGATGGCCGGCCAGCCCGCCCGCGACGCCCTGCCGGAGCTGGAGGGCCAGGGGCTGCTGGAGGTGCTGGACCGCGTCTATGTCACCGGTACGCCCTTCATCCTCGAGCAGGTGCCCCTGAGGGTGGAGGGCGCCAGGGGCCGGCAAGAGGAGCGCCTCTTCCACCTCACCTGCCAGCCGCTGCGCAACGCGGTGGGCCGGGTGGACGGCGTGGCCGCGTTCGCCTTCGAGGTGACGGACCTGGTGCGCGCGCGCTGGAGGGCGGAGCGGCTGGCGGAGGACCTGAGCCGCAGCGAGGCCCGCTTCCGCTCGCTGGTGGTGGCCACGTCCACCATCCTCTGGACGACGGACGCCTCGGGCGTCTTCCAGGAGGACTCACCCACCTGGTGCGGCTTCACCGGCCAGTCCTACGAGAAGTGGCGCAGCGGCACCGGGTGGCTGGACGCCATCCACCCCGAGGACAGGGCCCGGGCCTCGGCGGCGTGGAAGCGCGCCTTCTCCACCCGCGGCCTCTATGAGGTGGAGTACCGCCTGCGCCGTGAGGACGGCACGTACACTCCGGTGGTGTCGCGCGGCGTTCCAGTGATGGAGCTGGACGGCTCCGTGCGCGAGTGGGTGGGCACCATCACCGACATCACCGCGCAGCGGCGCGCGCGCCAGGCGTTGGAGCTCCTCTCCGAGGCCAGTGCCGCGCTCTCCTCCACCCTGGAGCTGCGCCAGGCCCTGGAGCGCCTCACCCGGAGCCTGGTGCCGCGCTTCGGCGAGTGGTGCGGCATCTACCTGCGCGAGGGCCAGGGCTCCCTCACACGGGTGGCCTTCACGGACGTGGACCCCGTCCGCGCCCTGCGGCTGCGCAAGGCGGGCCGGTCCCTGGAGGACGTGCCCCATGGGCCCCACGCGGTGCTGGAGAGCGGCCGGCCCGACCTCATCCCCGCCCTCACCGAGGAGGCGCTCGCCTCGGAGCCGGACGAGGCCCGGAGGGAGCTGCGGCGCGCCTTCATGGGCCTGAGGGGCCTCGGGGTGCCCCTGACCCTGGAGGGGCGCGCCTTCGGCGTGCTCGTCGTGGCGGCGGGCGAAGGGTACCGCCCCCATGACGCCGAAGATCTCCGGATGGCCGAGGAGCTGGCCCACCGGATCGCCATCACCGTGGAGCACGCGCGCCTCTTCGAGCTGGCCCGCGAGGAGCGCGATCGGGCCGAGGAGGCCAACCGCGCCAAGGACGACTTCCTGGCCACCGTCTCGCACGAGCTGCGCACCCCGCTCACGGCCATCCTCGGGTGGACCAGCATCCTGCGCGGCAGCGCGCTCCCGCCCGACAAGCAGGCGCGCGCCCTGGAGACGGTGGAGCGCAGTGCCCGGGCCCAGGCGCAGATCGTCGATGATCTGCTGGACATCTCGCGCATCGTCGCCGGGAGGATGCGCCTGGAGGCGCAGCCGGTGGAGCTGGGCTGCGTGGTGGAGGCGGCGCTGGACGCGGTGCGCCCCACGGCGGCGGCCCGGGACATCCAGCTCGAGTCCCATCTGGAGGCCGGCGTGGGCACCGTGCGGGGAGACGCTCATCGGCTGCAGCAGGTGGCCTGGAACCTCTTCACCAACGCCCTCAAGTTCACACCCGAGGGAGGCCGGGTGACGGCGCGGCTGCGGCGCGCGGGGATGCACGCGGAGCTGGAGGTGACCGACTCGGGCCAGGGCATCGCCCCCGAGTTCCTCCCCCACGTCTTCGAGCGCTTCCGCCAGGCGGACGGCAGTACCACCCGCCGCCATGGGGGCCTCGGCCTGGGGCTGGCCATCGTGCGCCACCTGGTGGAGCTGCACGGCGGCACCGTCCAGGTGCACAGTGAGGGCGCGGGCCGCGGCTCGCGCTTCACCGTGCGGTTGCCGCTGTCCGGCACGCACGCCACGGCGCTGCCCTCGAGCCTGCTGGTGCCCGAGCAGCACCTGCCCGAGCTGTCCGGCGTGCGCGTATTGGTGGTGGACGACGAGCTGGACACCCGCGAGCTGCTCCGGACGCTGCTGGAGGAGCGCAAGGCGGAGGTGACGGTCGCCACCTGCGTGGCCGAGGCCTTCGAGTCCCTGGTGCGCACCCCGCCGTCTCTGCTCGTCTCGGACATCGGCATGCCAGGCGAGGATGGCTACGCGCTCATCCGCCGGGTGCGTGCCCTCCCCCCGGAGCGCGGAGGTCAGGTGCCCGCTGCCGCCCTCACCGCCTTCACCCGGCTGGAGGACAGGACGCGCGCCCTGGCCGCCGGCTTCCAGGTGCACGTGCCCAAACCCGTCGATCCGACGGAGCTGGTGATGTCGCTGGCCAACCTCGTCAACCGCTTCGCGGGGCGTTGA
- the thrC gene encoding threonine synthase, which yields MPDFHAEYACSEGCGFRASLLEIVYRCPRCQGLLEVAHDVEALRSVPAAEWRRRFEQRFGASRLPYASGVWGKHEWVYPQLPAEDIVSLGEGRVPLKPLPRMAAELGLASLDLKECGVSPTGSFKDWGMTVLVSAVKHMRSRGVPIRAVACASTGDTSAALSAYCAAAGIPSVVFLPKDKVSLSQLVQPVANGARVLSLDTDFDGCMKLVQQVTRDSGLYLANSMNSLRIEGQKVVAIELCQDLGWEPPDWVVIPGGNLGNASALGKGFELLHALGIISRRPRIAVAQAQRANPLMRAFRGGFQELVPMKAERTLASAIQIGDPVSFRRAVRILKAFDGVVEEATESELANAAARADREGTFTCPHTGVALAALEKLVAQGVIARGARVAVVSTAHGLKFPDFKVGYHRGTLADVTSRYANPPVDLPADLDAVRKALADL from the coding sequence ATGCCTGACTTCCACGCCGAGTATGCATGCAGCGAGGGGTGCGGTTTCCGCGCCTCCCTGCTGGAGATCGTCTACCGCTGTCCGCGCTGCCAGGGGCTGCTGGAAGTGGCGCACGACGTGGAGGCGTTGCGCTCGGTGCCCGCGGCGGAGTGGCGTCGCCGCTTCGAGCAGCGCTTCGGCGCCTCGCGGCTGCCGTACGCCTCGGGAGTCTGGGGCAAGCACGAGTGGGTGTACCCGCAGCTGCCGGCGGAGGACATCGTCTCGCTGGGAGAGGGGCGGGTGCCGCTCAAGCCGTTGCCGCGCATGGCGGCGGAGCTGGGGCTGGCGAGCCTGGACTTGAAGGAGTGCGGCGTCTCGCCGACGGGCAGCTTCAAGGACTGGGGAATGACGGTCCTGGTGTCCGCGGTGAAGCACATGCGCTCGCGCGGGGTGCCCATCCGGGCGGTGGCGTGCGCGTCGACGGGGGACACCTCGGCGGCGCTGTCGGCCTACTGCGCGGCGGCGGGGATTCCCTCGGTGGTGTTCCTGCCCAAGGACAAGGTGTCGCTGTCGCAGCTGGTGCAGCCCGTGGCCAACGGGGCGCGGGTGCTGTCGCTGGACACGGACTTCGACGGCTGCATGAAGCTGGTGCAGCAGGTGACGCGGGACTCGGGCCTGTACCTGGCCAACTCGATGAACTCGCTGCGCATCGAGGGGCAGAAGGTGGTGGCCATCGAGCTGTGTCAGGACCTGGGCTGGGAGCCGCCGGACTGGGTGGTGATTCCGGGCGGCAACCTGGGCAACGCGAGCGCGCTGGGCAAGGGCTTCGAGCTGCTGCACGCGCTGGGGATCATCTCCCGGAGGCCGAGGATCGCCGTGGCGCAGGCGCAGCGGGCCAACCCGCTGATGCGGGCCTTCCGCGGGGGCTTCCAGGAGCTGGTGCCGATGAAGGCCGAGCGCACGCTGGCGTCGGCGATCCAGATCGGCGATCCGGTGTCCTTCCGGCGCGCGGTGCGCATCCTGAAGGCCTTCGACGGGGTGGTGGAGGAGGCCACGGAGTCCGAGCTGGCCAACGCGGCGGCGCGGGCGGACCGGGAGGGCACCTTCACGTGCCCGCACACGGGTGTGGCGCTGGCGGCGCTGGAGAAGCTGGTGGCCCAGGGGGTCATCGCCCGGGGCGCGCGGGTGGCGGTGGTGTCCACGGCGCACGGGCTGAAGTTCCCGGACTTCAAGGTGGGCTACCACCGGGGGACGCTGGCGGACGTGACGAGCCGGTACGCGAACCCTCCGGTGGATCTGCCCGCGGACCTGGACGCGGTCCGCAAGGCCCTGGCCGATCTCTGA